A single window of Gossypium hirsutum isolate 1008001.06 chromosome A10, Gossypium_hirsutum_v2.1, whole genome shotgun sequence DNA harbors:
- the LOC107897818 gene encoding uncharacterized protein, translating to MEVLPHFSHVHPLVFNDGRSHKSEEVYCCACGELVLGPRFSCVDCGFHLDKNCVEAPVEMNHPFHRKHNLKLMTSSPYVEGVKSKKVIIHTFSCLWRRFMIILNVTNAVIVAWIWLLSVWMQNANTLST from the exons ATGGAAGTTCTTCCACATTTTAGCCATGTTCATCCTCTGGTTTTCAATGATGGGAGAAGCCACAAAAGTGAGGAGGTTTATTGCTGTGCATGTGGGGAGTTGGTGTTAGGTCCAAGGTTTAGTTGCGTGGATTGTGGGTTTCATCTTGACAAGAACTGTGTTGAGGCACCTGTTGAGATGAACCACCCTTTTCATCGTAAACATAACCTTAAGCTTATGACAAGCTCTCCATATGTTGAAG GAGTAAAATCAAAGAAAGTGATCATCCACACATTCTCATGTTTGTGGAGAAGGTTTATGATTATCCTGAATGTCACAAATGCGGTGATCGTTGCATGGATTTGGCTCTTGAGTGTTTGGATGCAGAATGCAAATACATTATCCACTTGA